From the genome of Tenrec ecaudatus isolate mTenEca1 chromosome 1, mTenEca1.hap1, whole genome shotgun sequence:
CAGTAAAAAGTTATCTCACAGTCCGTGCCTATTTTTCATATTTAAGGCAATACTTGGATAACTCCATGCTGGAAGTACTCCCAAGAGCAGAGAAGTCATGACATTACAAGAAATAAGTTGAATGTACAGATACTATACACTGAAGTTGCTCACCATTTCAAGTAAAATAATGCCAGAACAgacaattgttaaaaaaaaagtgaagccaTTGCTTCTCCAACAAAATCTTTTTGTGAAATACCTCATATTGAAAATGTATGTGGGCACAGTTATTAAAGTACACACTTAAAGACTAATGATTGAGGAAAAAAGCAAAGCACTCTATGAAAATTTAAAAGGGAGATGAACTTAATAGCAGAGAATGGTCTGGTAATTCTAGGAAAAGGTTTGGCTTAAAAACGTCAAGATAACCAAAGCCATTACTGCCAACCAAGAGGCAACAGATGCCATTAGTCATTTGAGAAAGTTTTAACTGCCTGAAGGGACTTTTAATGTAAAGGGATGGAGAAACCACAATGGGCATTTATTAGGAAGAGAAATAGGATTGTGGCAAGGAGGGACAGGCTATTTCGTGCGAATGTACATGGATTTGTGATCAGAATTGCCTTTATAAAGCTACTAATGCTCAAGCCATGAAGGGTCCATCGGTGCTTTGTACCTGGAGTCATGTACTGCCTTGCTTGTAAGGGATTGCCTTTTATAGGTCTTTTGGTATTGGACAATGCCCCAGGCCACCCATAAGCCCATGTGGTAACCATCAAAGCTTTCAACTTAAATGAACTGCGTGTCCCAAACAGCTCTAATTCAACTTCTAAAGGGCGGTGGTGGCAGTGGTCATCATAAGGACCCTTGAGGTTCATTATAGATGGTCTTCTATAGAAAGGATTGTCAACTCTAAAAGAACCTGTTACACCATCATAAAAGTCTGAAGGATTACACCGTTGAAGGTGCCATTGTTAGAGGAAACACCATGTAAGCCACCAACCTTGAAATTGTTGAAGAAATCTAGAtgtacatggcatcaggatttatGAGAGCCATTTGATGAAATGAGATTTTGAATATGGGTAGAAAGGTACGGTGCAGGTATATGTAGCAGGTTTCAAGATTTACGGCGCTCAGAAAGTTTATTAGCTATTATGTTTTAggatgtgatctgcaaggtcagtagtttaaaaccagcagccgctcccgtGGGACAAAGATGGGCTTCTACTCCagctcagtcttggaaactcacaggagcagtctaCCCTGTTATCCCACACTGCTTTTGATTTGTTTCACATGGACCTATGATACAGGAACTGAAACTAAAGTGATAGCAAGATTGGCACcatatagaaatatttttagaaaaatgaaaatgtgaagACAATTTAGTTTCCATAAAATTACATTACATGCCTGCATCTGCTGCTTCCCCTTGAATCACCTCTTCCATTTCTGCCACTGAGACAGCAAGACCAACCTTTTCCCTCAGTGTGAAAACACTGCAGTTCAATGTTTGACTTCCATATTTTTTCTGACAGTCTATTATATATGAACAAAATATGTGATCAACTTTAAACAGTAGTAATTAGGAGTTGAAAGTTTTAGGTGGATTTTGGACTGTATCTTGTTCAAGAGTCAACTGTGATGTACCCGTTTGAGAGGTGTTGATAATCAAATGAATTTGAGACTGACATTtgggaaagattgaagttttatATGCAAATCCATCATCCTAAGTGGTATTTAACTGGAAGCATTGAGAAGCATAAGGAAACACTAGATTCCAAAGAAACAGACTAGTACAGCATGTCAACATTTAGAGCTGTTAAGCTGACAGCAAGAGCCAGGTATGGTGAGATAGAAAGGAAATCAGGTTGCCTTGTATTGGAAGCCAAATTATAAGTATTAAACAATGTATCTGGACCAAATATGCTGAGGTGTAGGCAGGTTTGACAAAATGGCTTTTAGAAACCTTGATGGCAGTTTCAGTGGATTGTGTAAATGTATAACCTCATTGAAGATTTAAAGGGAGAGGAACCTACCTGTAGGCAGCTAGGGGTTGGGCCCAGAACCAGGGAATCTCTTCTGAAAAGGGCAGGTCATTATCAGGCCGTTCTGGTCAAATATCCAACTTGCCCTTTAATGTGATGGCTGGCACTGCTTTCTGGTGAGATGTGGGATTTTGGCAGTATTGATTTCACGGGCCTTTTATGGCCTGCCAGGAGCACAGATGGCATACGGGTTAGAccaggttctcaatctgtgggtcgtgacccctttggaggttgaaccaccctttcacaggaggtcacccgattcataacagcaaaattaaagttatgatatagcaacaaaaataattttaatacagTTCACAACAtatactgtattaaagggtcatagcattaggaaggttgagaaccactgggtcaaACACTGGGCCATTGTCTGCAAGGTGGACAGATTGAAACTACCCAGCTGTTCCAGGAGATAGACTGAGATTTTTAATTCCATAGTTAGACTAGGAATCTAACCAGGGCCAGTTTTACCCTTAGTAGGGTTGCTGAGTttgaatccacttggtggcaatAAAGTTCTGGCCTTCCAGCCGGCCATTCTCCATTCCTGGCTCAGATAGTATGCTGTAAGTTATAGAAGGGAAAATACATGAATAAAAGGGGATAGAATTCAGTACATAAGTGAGATTAGCTTTAGATAGTAACAGGGCACCAATTCATCCTTTTCAATGAAAAGAATGTGGGCATTGATACATAGATTTGACAATGGAAACAAGGTGGCTCTAGTTTGAGCTGAACTAGTTCTATAGattactaaattggcattctgtcttTGCAGTCTTGGGTTTAATGAGTTTGGCCTCACAAAGCTTTACTCGATCAAAGTGATAACAATTTTCCTTAAGTTCCtgaagtttaaaaagaaaattcactAAAACAGCCTACAGATATCCTTAGTTTTTAAGAGGTTTAAAGGCAAAAGTAAAATTTTATACTTTTGTTTACAGGCTATTTAAGGggatattttaaaaatgcattataTGAACTTCAGTAGGACTCAGGGTTGGAGCCCTTAATAACTTCTCTGAATACAGCCCAAGTCCTGGGTTCTGGTTGGTAAGTTTTGGCATATATAGTAGAAATAGCACTAGCTTTGGGATCAGACTTCAGTTtgcattagttttttttttctggaaagactttattttgggggtggggagaggggggcctggcactcagtccttcttggcagcggccttcctcatggcggccagcacgttgctcagctcctctctcttcctcttggccCGGATATGTGTGCCCACCCGCTTCTTGATGAACTTCAGTGCCCGCTTGTCCTTGGAGACCTTGAGCAGCTCCATGGCCCTTCGCTCGTAGGGTACGAAGCCGCACACCTGGATTATGTCCTGCACGAACTTGGTGCTTGGTGAGACGCCCGCGGCAGCAGCTGTGCCTCGGCTTGCTCACGTTCTTGGTCACCTTGTGGCCCTTGTAGAGGCCCACGGCCATAGGGTAGCGCACAGCCATGGCTGCGACTCTTCAGTGGGTGCCGCGGCAGAAGGCAGGCCGGTTTGCATTAGTTTTGCCAGCACATTAGTGACACACAAGTGAAATCTGCCCAACTCAACTGGACATTGTTTCTTGGTGGGTCTAGTTTCCATCCTTTGGGTGTAGCTTCACTTTTCTGTTGGAATACTAATCGCTTCCTTCTGTTAATTCCCCTTAGACTTTTGCATCAGCCTTTGTAAATTCTTTTAACTCTTAAAGAGGTGACACAGGATAGGGCCCAAGAGCCATCTCTACCAGCTCTGAGTAGACAACCAGGATGTCAATGTCAACTTTAGACCAAAGAATTTTATGGAAGAGGGAATGTACATTGTAGGGTGTTTCCCAGCCTCCCTGGTTTTTGAAGCTTTGTcaagaaaaaaacccagaaaccaAAATGGCACATCCAAGTGACTGCAGATCTGTATCATAGGGCTACCTTGCTCCACACAGTCCTGATCCTGGGTGGATATGGCCCATAGAAACTTGGTTGATTTCATCTTCTGCAAAGGAGACTGCTTTAACCAGTAAGTTAGCAAAGTATTCTAACCCCTATAGTAGTAGCTCACCAGTATTTCCTGGTTCCAGCATCCACAAACACCCCCAACCCCAGGAACACTGAGCAGAGTCCATTCATCCCTGACcctgagagtttttaaaaaaacaaacgacAATGCTTTTGCTAAATGAAAAGCCTGATTtgagtgccccacacctcctaGCGTTAAGATTCAATCTGTAAATTCAATGAGCACCTGTTGAGAGAAAAGAATAGAATAAAACAATCCAAGACAGTGTatactttgtttttattatgaACCAGGTCATTATCTTTTCTAATAGCTGCTTGAGCCAAAGAAGCAAATATAGAAAATACAAGAATATTTCCATATGAAAAGTTTTTATTTATAGGGATGCTACAGTGAGTGAATTGAATTGTTTCTAATTTTTAGAAATGGCCCTGTCCTTCCAAAAGTAAGAAAAGCATAGAGCCAAATTGACAAACATAATTAAATTTTAAGCTTTTGGTTGCCATTTTTTCTTCTTGGAAAAGAAGTTAGAGCATCCGTGGAGATTTTAAAGAATTAGGGGAAACAAAATATGCGTAAAAATCTCTTGCATGTTAAAGGTATTTGGCAGTCTAGCACTACCTCACCATTTTAGGGGGAAAATTAGGGCAGAAACAAAAGGGACCCACAAGGTAACAAATTATGGGATTTAGTAGCAGTGCTGCAACCAAATTcatgttttttttgttgtcatgGTAGTGGTTTACCATGTAGTTTAGACAAGAAATTGCATATGATTAACTATAACCACTGCCTACATTTGTCTTAAACAAGAAATATTCTTAAAAACCACAACGGAAGGTCACCAGTAAAAACCTGGGGGGGGAAATTTGCTTAATGTCACTACATTAATGAGCGGTTAGAATTTTACTGTATTATTaataaaggtttttattttattctagccCTTTAAGCTCCTAGGAATTTTAGATGTTGAAAACATTCCATGTGCCCGGGATTCAGTATTATATGGTTCATTAGGATCTGTTGTGGCTGGCCTTGGACATTTTTTATTTACTAGTGAGTATTTTATATGCATAAATACTTTTTCTCCACATTTTTTCTCCACATACAGAAAATTAATTCTGATGGGTTAAACTCATTTCACAGGTAGAATTAGAAGATCTTGTGATGTTGGAGTAGGTGGATTTATTTTGGTGACTTTAGGATGCTGGTATGTATACTAAATGAGTATGTATTCAAGAAGACAGATTCCATAGCTGTTAGAGGTTGATCTTTAATTCCAAAGCACAGGTCTTTCCAGAGTCTTACTGGGACACACCACTTTCAGTGAGTATTGatagcttttaaaaataactaaaaaacATGCCTACACACCTCTTCTCCCTTCCCAATAATTTGCTGAATGTTAGAAGAGATGAATGCACGGCATGTTCATTCAAGGAAGTTAACCTTTTACCCTATCCTAGATGTTTATTCATTCATGTAATCTCAAGCCTACATTTGAAAATGTGTTCAGATTTTATAGCACAAATGAGTCGATTTGCTTGAGAAAAACATGTCAGATACAAGAAAAACTTCACTCTAAGGATTCCATGTTAAAAACTAAGCCAAGAGGATAGATTTTATTTAATAGCTgcttgagagagagagggagtcaCTGACTTAAAAACAAAGGGTCAGAGGGAAATTTTCTGTAGGATATATTCCAAATACTCTATTTGGATTAGGACATCAAACTAAATACAACACTCCAAattaaaatgtttatattttcagTCTCGGGGTAGTAATGTGAAGCAATATAGTTTGTGATTATAAAAGTTTCATTTTAATGGGAATTTTGTATCAGTAATTTACTCTTTTCTTAAAGGTTCCATTGTAGGTATAATTATGCAAAGCGAAGAATCCAGGAACGAATTGCAAGAGAAGGAATCAAAAATAGGATTTTATATGAAAGCACCCACCTTgatcctgaaagaaaacaaactaacagcaacaatTAAGCAGTCAAGCAAATTGATGTTCAAAGCTGAAAACTACCTAGAACATTTTATGCACAATAAAGGCTTTCAATCAAGCAATTGAAGAATGTATCAAGTTGTACACATACGTGCATACTGCTTTCAAATCAACTCTGGCCCTGTACCCATCAGAAGAATGCCAGGGAAGCATTCTTCTGCTACGGAGAACTAATAACTCATAATTGTCGCTGTGTTGGAACAATAAAATTACAAAAAGCCGCCTAGTATTTCACAAGTTTCTTTGTAATAAGTACAGTGACTAATATTAAGAAACAATTTcccccagttgaatttttcaATCTTTccctaaaaattaaaaaacccaaTTTTATTACTACATCCCAGTTTACAAAACCATTTCTATTCTAACACTAAAAAGGAATGGAGTTTTTCAAGGGGAATTATTTTCACCTTTTGTTTTAATGTCAATATTACCTTTGAAGATCTTTTAAATGTAACAAGCTAGATGTCTTCTTGAATAAAAGGAAGTTGAGATTTTAACTTTTATTACGATTACTTTGACATACCGAGGTGAGCTAAAAATGTTTCAGGAAGAGTTGTCTTATAACTCAGTGTAGAAGGTTAACGGTTTCTTTCTTACCACCCCCTGGGTGTGGCTGTTATATAAGGCTGTGAGATTTACAGGCTGCCTTAACTGCACAtgttctaagacagtggttcgtaaccttcctaatgccatggccctttaatagtATGttatagtgaccacccccaccataatttttgttgctacttcataactaattttgctactgttataaatcaggtgacccctgtgaaagggttgttcaacccccaaaggagtcatgacccacaggttcagaaccgctgtTTTAAGAAATTTCTACTGATTCTAATACTACCAAAAGGCTTGGATATTAGGCTAAGTATTAGAAGAATTGGGCAAAATTACTTACAATGGGTATAAACCAAGGTACCAAAATTCAGTGAGGCTTACTTCATTCAAAGTAGTCACGCCCTATAAGTTTCTGTGACATTCACTCGTGCTTTACAAGGCAGCAGCACTGTGGGGGCGTAAGACCTGTGGGCACTAATAAGCTACTTCCCAGGCTGTGTTTTGTGGGCAGGCCACTTACCCTGTTTCAGCTAACATTTATGCAGAAAATCAGGCAGTTTAAAGTCCCTTCATGCTCTAGCGTCTACGATGATTTTATCTTACCTTGCACGAGAGAAACCTTAGTTGGTAAAACTTCTAAGGTCTTCTCAACAGTTTCACAGCAGAATCACGGTAAACTGGAGACCTGAGTAAATACAAAGAACATTTTAACTACTTGCATTATTTTTAAACGTTTGTTAGACACATTATCAAAATCTTAGAGCTATTTAAACACTGAAAAGTGTGTTTTGTCAATTATATGTGCCACAAGCTCAACACGACACACCTTAAAGACCTCCAAATTGATCTTAATGTTGTCACCTCGTCTCTTCAGTGCCCActatttccccttcccctctgccaCCAAATTCAAGTCCAAACCTTGTAGATTTTAGCCAAGCCTTTCTCAAGCACAAGCTTTCAAAAGAATTGTAATCACTCTTGTTTAGGTTCTCAGACGCTGTATCCTCTGTTTTTTATTGAGTATTCACATGCCTTGGAAGTTCCCTGTGGCAGAGACCTTGAGTCCACATTTTAACCTTTGCATTCCCACCCCCGTAAtccattttcattatattttgcactTGAAATAACCTACCTTGTAGTCCAACTTGGGAATCTCCAACTGCACTTTCTTCATTGTTCCATTATTCGGAAATCTCACACTAGGTGACATAGCAGTAGGTACCAGCTAAATAGCTGATTGAAATAGAATTGTGGACATTAGTAGTTTTGAAAACTCTTTATGGTTTATCTATTGTTATCTACTTTAAAGTTCTTTCTAAAGCTCTTATGCACCCCCGttaccccttcccccctccctttcttggTTTTCCTGACTCCTTGTTTTCAAATCTCAGTAAAAAAAGGATCTTAGGGAATTtaaaattaactacaagcttttctttggaCTTGCAATTATTGACTGAGTTGGGCAACAAATTGTGACTATCCATAGTACCATTGATTTGCAAGCATCTCTTTAGTCTACGTACCTCCACTCCATCGCTGGTTTCCCTTTGCTTCATTACATTATGCGAGGAGGTCTATATAATAAATTCAGGATTCCTGTTTATGCACTTTTCAGCAAAGAGCTAGGGATCAAATAAGGTTTGAATCCTTCTATTCCTAGATAAAAATCTGGAATGGAGGTGGTCAAGGCACCCCTTTTAAAAGTCACGTTATGAACACTATTTTTTGGGTAAGCAGAAGACCTTAGCAAAGAAAGAACTAAAACGATCActgttattttctaatttttaaatagtCCTCATGATTATTTAAGAGCTCTTGGAAGCATCTCTAAATATAGTTCAGTGGTGATCAAATCAGGTAAATATACCAGTATGGTCCTACCACCCAAATACAACTTATTGTATATAAGATTCcattttgaaatgttttaaaaggGAAGTACAGCTGCTGAGGACAAAATTTCAttacaaaattatttttcaaagcagTATAAACTTTGTGATGTGCTAGAGAAATGTTGTTTCAGATTTTTAATGCTTTTCAACCTCTCCattcttctctttaaaaaaattaaggttATTTCCCCCCTCGAGTATTGCTATCTTGAGAAGGCTACCAACACTGTATTTAATAGGCCAGTTCTAATTTTAAAAGATTTCTATTGTTCCTTTAAAAGTTTAAGTAAATGTATTGTTTTCCTTATCCTCCCCCCCGAAATATAACTCCTAATAAGAAAGCAAACCTAAAATATATTCTAaggtatgaaagtaaataatcacTTGTTTCTTAAAATTAGTTGACATTGAATTTTTCCCTCTATACATATATTACAGTTTCTATAGTATCCTTTTCTACATCAACAGTAATGGGTATGATTTACTCTGAAACCTGAACATTTGATTTGCTACTCAAAACCATTATAGGCTTcgatatcatttaaaaataaacactacATGCTAACTGCACTTGGAATTAGTACTCAAATTCCCCACATATCACCAAAACCTACACTACTCTGGAGCAGTATTGGGAAAACAAAATATACCTTCTGTAATCTCAGGGCAACAGGAAATTACACTCTGGGCTGGCAGTTATTATTCAGTCTGGGGAAAATAGCCAACAATTCTCCTTGGAAGGCAGTATCCTTTAAGTTTTAATTTTACTTCCGTTAATTTTTAGGTTTACTTGCCAGTTGACTTAAAGTATCAATTACTTCACCACCTCTAAAaaactactcactgccattgagtcagtgctgcctcagtgatcctgtgggttcccaagaccacAATTGTTTATGCGAGTAGAAAGGATAGGCTCCCATCAGTACCCAAAAGGACCTGAAATCTATTTTCCAAATTGCTCTGAGTACAAAAGCACTATCATCTTTGTAAGAAGATGAGAAATAGATGATCTTTTAAACAGAAAAAGTATTTTGGGGAAACCCAGAACACAAACACCCTAGACTCAGTTCTCCATTTCCCCCACTTTAACTCTAAGGGGAATTCTAATAAACATGATTCTGGAAACCTAATAAAACAACTATTAAGTGTACAAGCAGCAATTAATTTAGAATACCTATTGGAATCACTGGAACACATTTAGTTGGGCCCTTTTACTCTTCCACACAGCACATTCACATGGACAGACTAAGGAAAAGGAGATGAAATTTAAATCAGcacattttttcctcttttcaaaaaaaaaatctagtacACTGGAACCTTTTATCCTGTACTTAACCATGACACTTTAGTTACACAGCTGCGTATGAGAGGTCCTCCTTTCAATAGCTATCTTAAAGTTATTCTATTAGGTTGCCAAAGAAGTCCTGGTCATTCTAGTTTTCTATGTATACTTTAATAATCAACTTTTTGGCTCATCAACTAATTTGTGGCAGTGCTCACCAGAGTATTTTTTTGAAGACTGAATTAGTTACCTCTAATAATGGAGTGGAACTAAGTCTGGAAAGCAGTAACTCAGGATCAACAGTTGGGGCACTAAATTGCCTTGTCCTCTTAAAAACAACCCTAACAATAGTATAATGGTAGCGTCAGATGAGAACTGGACCTTTTTGCCTCTGCCTTCCCTGTTAAACCAAGATTTTTCAACTGAGGATTGCCTCTTTCCCAGACCTTTGGTGAAAAATAAATGCAAACCCTTTTACCATGGTACATGCAATTTGGGTTGAAACCTGTCATGAAAAAAGAATTAAGATTAAAGTATTCCTACCTGGGGAAGAGAAATTGATACACATAGCTAATTTAGCCTAATCAAGATAGGATTACTGATGTCTTAGCAATcgtatctaaaaaacaaattatCACTCTGCTTTCCAAATGTATAGCCTTTCCCCCCTAACTATAAGCACTAAGGCTCACTTGTTTTTAAACTCCTGTCCTAACACAACTAATTTAGCAATCATTTTAGTCAACTGACTAGTAAGCTAAAAATACATCAGAAATTTATGGGAATTCTCCCTCATATATCCTTAGTGTTTAATTATTTCCTACTTAACTAAAGACAGGTCTAATATCGAGCTTCCCCAACTGGcacatgtattaaaaaaaaaacgtaGAGGCATCGTTTATAATTTCACTACTATAAAAAACTAATGCCAAGGTAATATGATGGGGTAATAAAAAGCGATTCAAGTTTTTTTAAAACCGTTGAGGAATAAGTACAGTACTGTGGCTCACGTTTCAGAATTTGAGGGTACATTCGGAAAAAGTTGGTAATTTAATGCAGCAAAGGTACTAGAATGAAGTATCCTCAATGTTTAAACTTATGCTAGGGGTGATTAAAAACCAATGCAAATGAACTACCAATTGAAATACATCTTCTAGAAGCTAGAGGACAGGCAACGCACCCCCAAATTTTCTCCACCGGGGAAAAAATCCATCCACATCTTGAGGGGTAGTTTTTAACTGGTTAGGCTGACAATTGACAAGTGGTTCCACATGGATTAAAACTGCTATGAAGCAGTTAATATAGATCCTGCTCAGTTTACGTAATTTTTGAATTGCTCAGCTGTAACTAACTACAGgtgttgaggatttttttttggggggggtgagaGGACGCTTCTTTTATATAAGTGTGTAAATGCTTTCACCAAGGTAGTCACAAATTCAATATACCACATACTCAGGGTTCTTGAACAAAGACTCAAAATATTTTGACTTGGGGATAGGAAGCAAGCTCACATTTAACCTTCCGTTTCATCTTCTGGAATTAGGTTCAATGTGGGAGGGCTGTACATTTGCTGTAAACTGCATCCACTTCACCCCCCATCCCGAAGACACTTTATGACTGTGTAGGAATGTAATTATGGAAACATCTTGAAGATAGGCCTTTACATCCAAAGGTGTCCGGGTGGCAGATTACATGttgcctaactgcaaggtcagcagtttgaacccactagccattcATTCAGCAGTAGAAAGACATGGCTGACTGTACCTATAGTCTCACAAATCCTAGTGAGCTCTGCCATGCTCAGGTCAGAATAGCAATTGATTCAaaggtggtggtgggtttggttatGCCCAGCTAGTAACAGAAATCAAGCCTTAGGACTATTGGAAACCGAGAGAAAGCTTTGACAGCTTTTCAGTAGTCGTATTTATTCCAGACTTAACTTTTACTATATATGTGCAGAACTACAACTGTCTTGTGTCTGAAACCGCAATTCCACTATGCCTGGAAACCAACTGAAATGTAATGGTGTAACTGAATCCATAATAGAAATGATCCTAGAATTTGTATTAGCAAAACTTCCGATGACTCAATCCCCAAATTCTGAGTGAACATGAACTGACCAGTGTTAGGTGGCTTACTTCTTTGAAGAAATTTGTTTTTATGAAGCTTTAATATTGCTAGTGTTCTAAAGAACTCTAAGGTTATAGTTTTATAGGCATTTTCAGGTAGGATCTACCCCAGGGAAATGAAGTTATCTTTATAGATGAATACTGCTTTCTTAATTTTGATGCCTAGTTGATAAAGTGCTTCATTTAAAGTTTTCTTGCCACCAGGACAACTGAAGTCTTAAACACTGGTTATGACTTTCTAGGTCAAAGCCAGTCAATATAAAACCTCTAAGTATACAAACTATGTAGATATAAATCTAGTGATCAACTGCCAGCAACAAAGAAAACTTCCCGCACTCCATGATTTACCCATTTCTATCCTGCAACACTTGAAATTTAGTTCTTTCCTAACTCCATGTTTTCATACTATGGACAGCTGACCTTCAATGCAACTCAGGAAGGTTACACTGATCATGCCATACTTTCTCGTGAAAGCACCTTATTTTGAGGTATGTTTTCTCAAGGCTTTACACCTCACTTTTTCCCATTTATTCTCaactgttttgtttgctttgcctTATCAAGGGATTTAAGAGTTGAAAGGGCAAGTACCCAAGCTTCTCATTCACAGATCTTACTCTGGACCACCATTTCTTAACTTCCATTTTTCTGTTTATTACTTGGTGTTTCCTTTAAACTTTCCTAGGAGTTTTCCCTCTATACCTGTCTAGGCAATGTTAATTCCAATTATAAACCCTTTCCTCAAAACTTTGTTCTTGAGATTAAGTACTTTTACCTAATTCATTCCTCCTCCCAAACTCTAGGCAGTACATACCCACATATTCTACCTAAATAAAAATGTTACAATGTATCCCTTAAATCACTGAACTAGAACGTATAAAGCAAGGCTAATGTTTAGTTTATTTTTTCACTTGGGCGAAATAGATCTCTCCTAATTATGTACACTGAGAAAACTAGCTCATGTCAATGGTTGATAGAAAATGCTA
Proteins encoded in this window:
- the COX20 gene encoding cytochrome c oxidase assembly protein COX20, mitochondrial isoform X1, which translates into the protein MAAETEPGEPGKGKPFKLLGILDVENIPCARDSVLYGSLGSVVAGLGHFLFTSRIRRSCDVGVGGFILVTLGCWFHCRYNYAKRRIQERIAREGIKNRILYESTHLDPERKQTNSNN
- the COX20 gene encoding cytochrome c oxidase assembly protein COX20, mitochondrial isoform X2 — encoded protein: MAAETEPGEPGKGKPFKLLGILDVENIPCARDSVLYGSLGSVVAGLGHFLFTKLEDLVMLE